A single region of the Acinetobacter sp. WCHA45 genome encodes:
- the thiM gene encoding hydroxyethylthiazole kinase, translating into MSQKQQLIEQVIEAWQALQQQAPLVQCITNSVANNYVANILLAAGASPAMIDNPFEAADFTNICAALSINIGTPTTEQTQAMLISAETAQQQQRPWVLDPVGYGAILKWRSETVDQLLKFQPTIIRGNASEISTLAGSQVQSKGVDSTLNSHDVYAQAKSLLQHTECVAISGESDYIISKQLDMVIKVNGGCHLQPKITATGCALGALTAAYHAVRNSTIAALAAHIHFAIAGKLAYDHAQTVGSFNVAFLDYIHMLDDNLIQQYVDIEIL; encoded by the coding sequence ATGTCACAAAAACAACAACTGATTGAACAAGTGATTGAAGCTTGGCAAGCTCTTCAGCAACAAGCCCCATTGGTACAATGTATTACCAATAGTGTCGCCAATAATTACGTCGCAAATATCTTACTTGCAGCTGGTGCATCGCCCGCAATGATCGACAATCCATTTGAAGCAGCAGATTTTACAAACATTTGTGCAGCTTTAAGCATCAACATTGGTACACCGACGACTGAACAAACTCAAGCGATGCTCATTTCTGCTGAAACAGCACAACAGCAACAAAGACCATGGGTACTCGATCCTGTTGGCTATGGAGCAATCCTGAAATGGCGTAGTGAAACTGTTGATCAATTACTCAAGTTTCAACCTACCATTATCCGCGGCAATGCATCTGAAATCAGCACTTTAGCGGGCAGTCAAGTTCAATCTAAAGGCGTTGATAGCACATTAAATAGCCATGATGTTTATGCTCAAGCAAAAAGCTTGTTACAGCATACTGAGTGTGTTGCGATTTCTGGTGAATCTGACTATATCATTTCCAAACAATTGGATATGGTAATCAAAGTAAATGGTGGTTGCCATTTACAGCCTAAAATTACTGCAACAGGATGCGCTCTAGGTGCATTAACCGCCGCTTATCATGCAGTAAGGAATTCAACCATTGCGGCGCTTGCTGCACATATTCATTTTGCTATTGCAGGCAAACTTGCATATGACCATGCTCAAACAGTTGGAAGCTTTAATGTTGCTTTTTTAGATTATATTCATATGCTCGATGATAATTTAATTCAGCAATATGTAGACATTGAAATTTTATAA
- a CDS encoding DUF2147 domain-containing protein: protein MQKHSLMKGIVGISFALFATANFAMTPEGFWKSIDDRTGEQLSIVEIKKKPDNTYTGTIVYRYPVPGGGSVLTNCVKCPEPFKNKPILGLQIASGLREDPKNPNHFIDGKILEPKTGNFYKGKAQLSADGKRLRMRGYMGISALGRTQVWIRTDSANP, encoded by the coding sequence ATGCAAAAACATTCACTCATGAAAGGAATCGTGGGAATTTCATTTGCCCTATTCGCAACTGCTAATTTCGCGATGACACCTGAAGGCTTTTGGAAAAGTATTGATGACCGTACGGGCGAACAGCTTTCAATCGTAGAAATTAAAAAGAAACCTGATAATACTTATACAGGAACAATTGTATATCGTTACCCTGTTCCAGGTGGTGGTAGTGTATTAACCAATTGTGTGAAATGCCCTGAGCCTTTCAAAAACAAACCTATTTTAGGACTTCAGATCGCATCAGGTTTGCGAGAAGACCCTAAAAATCCAAACCATTTTATAGACGGAAAAATACTTGAACCTAAAACGGGCAATTTTTATAAAGGCAAAGCTCAGTTAAGTGCTGATGGTAAACGTTTACGCATGCGCGGATATATGGGGATCTCTGCTTTAGGTCGTACCCAAGTTTGGATTAGGACTGACAGTGCCAATCCATAA
- a CDS encoding DUF2147 domain-containing protein — MLNQMFMKGIMGVSIAFLSMTAFSASIEGYWKSIEERTGEQLSIVEIRKGSDGRFHGKIVYRYPNARGFSLANCTKCPAPNTNKPILGLEILSGFREDPDKPDSYIEGRVLEATSGRVYKGKAVVTGDGKRLRMRGYMGVSALGRTVVWLRTDSANP; from the coding sequence ATGCTAAATCAAATGTTTATGAAAGGAATCATGGGAGTTTCTATTGCTTTTTTAAGCATGACTGCTTTTTCAGCCTCGATCGAAGGTTATTGGAAAAGTATTGAAGAACGTACAGGTGAGCAACTTTCGATTGTTGAAATCCGTAAAGGATCAGATGGTCGCTTTCATGGGAAAATTGTTTATCGTTATCCTAATGCTCGTGGTTTTTCCCTTGCGAACTGTACCAAGTGCCCAGCTCCAAATACCAATAAGCCAATTCTTGGCTTAGAAATTTTATCAGGTTTTAGAGAAGATCCAGATAAGCCAGATTCATATATTGAAGGTCGAGTATTAGAAGCAACAAGTGGTAGAGTTTATAAAGGTAAAGCGGTCGTAACGGGTGACGGTAAACGTTTACGTATGCGCGGTTATATGGGCGTTTCTGCCTTAGGTCGTACAGTCGTCTGGTTACGAACAGATAGTGCAAATCCTTAA
- the pepN gene encoding aminopeptidase N, whose protein sequence is MNIAAQPPVQADQTIYLKDYQKPSFLVESINLNIQVYDDHTIVDSTLVMKRQTAGELVLLGRDLELKSVQLNGQTLSAEQYHLDTEQLVITDAPDEVIVQTQVIIHPESNTQLEGLYKAGDLFVTQNEPEGFRKITFYPDRPDVLAEFTTRVEADKKYPILLANGNLLETGEAGEGRHFAIWQDPTKKPSYLFACVIGDLAVLKDRYTTSEGRDVALEIYAIDKDIPKCHIAMEALKHSMRWDEEHYGRPYDLDNYMIVAVSQFNMGAMENKGLNIFNASCVLADEEYTTDVAIMRVQSVIAHEYFHNWTGNRITCRDWFQLCLKEGLTVFRDQSFSEDLQSAAVQRIDDVAVLKSHQFPEDAGPLSHPPRPDHFVEINNFYTATVYEKGAEINRMMATLLGKEKYRKGTDEYFLRHDGQAVTVEDWVAALSAGSGVDLSNFLTWYNQPGTPKLEAQGEYDAAAQTYRLSFKQSLKAHPKYPNLKAVPIPVALALFNANTGEQYTLHSTDLFVNEVKDGVYLFDQDEATIEFTGVTEQPVASLLRNFSAPVNLVFDYSNDDLAFLIQHETNGFNQWQATQTLLERILLEDHKVDTYIQAIKNTLPDLVNKDPLLASRLFDVPSENYLGSRIDQDYEPELIREKREAVLDHLARDLGSFWKDTYLALDPDQQKEFSLAMGVRSLKNITLNMLARQGDESVFDLAYTQYQQTGNMSERLGALRVLVWNDAPQAQAALADFYKRFKDEALSLDQWFSIQASNPCATAETIEYLTKHADYDLGTPNRIRAVSGGLAANPVNTWSFGVDHFIELAAYLDEKNPILGSRLLQVLSRWYTLAEPQRSQVQQALKALQPKVKSKNVAETLNSMLNIE, encoded by the coding sequence ATGAATATTGCGGCACAGCCTCCTGTACAAGCAGATCAAACGATTTATTTAAAAGATTATCAAAAGCCATCATTCTTGGTTGAATCAATTAATTTAAATATTCAAGTTTATGATGATCATACGATTGTCGATTCTACACTGGTGATGAAGCGTCAGACTGCAGGTGAATTGGTTCTGTTAGGTCGTGATCTTGAATTAAAATCGGTTCAATTGAATGGGCAAACCCTTAGCGCTGAACAATATCATTTGGATACTGAACAATTGGTGATCACTGATGCACCAGATGAGGTCATTGTTCAAACTCAGGTGATTATCCATCCTGAATCCAATACGCAACTTGAAGGCTTATATAAAGCAGGCGATTTGTTCGTTACCCAAAATGAACCAGAAGGTTTCCGTAAAATCACCTTCTATCCAGATCGTCCAGATGTGCTTGCTGAGTTTACGACACGGGTAGAAGCAGATAAGAAATATCCTATATTGCTTGCAAATGGTAACTTGTTGGAAACGGGTGAAGCTGGGGAAGGTCGTCATTTTGCAATTTGGCAAGATCCAACCAAAAAGCCAAGCTATTTATTTGCCTGTGTGATTGGTGATTTGGCGGTACTGAAAGATCGTTACACTACATCAGAAGGTCGTGATGTTGCTCTTGAAATTTATGCAATCGATAAAGATATTCCAAAATGTCACATCGCAATGGAAGCATTAAAGCATTCGATGCGTTGGGACGAAGAACACTATGGTCGTCCGTATGATCTCGATAACTACATGATTGTCGCCGTCAGTCAGTTCAACATGGGTGCAATGGAAAATAAAGGTTTAAATATCTTTAATGCATCTTGTGTACTTGCCGATGAGGAATACACCACTGATGTTGCGATTATGCGAGTTCAATCTGTAATTGCACATGAATATTTCCATAATTGGACAGGCAACCGAATTACCTGTCGTGACTGGTTCCAGTTGTGTTTAAAAGAAGGCTTAACGGTTTTCCGGGATCAGTCTTTCTCTGAGGATTTACAATCAGCGGCCGTACAACGAATTGATGATGTAGCGGTATTGAAATCGCATCAATTCCCTGAAGATGCAGGACCATTATCACATCCACCTCGTCCAGACCATTTTGTTGAAATCAATAACTTCTATACCGCGACAGTGTATGAGAAGGGTGCTGAAATCAATCGCATGATGGCAACTTTATTGGGGAAAGAAAAATACCGTAAAGGCACAGATGAATATTTTCTGCGTCATGATGGGCAAGCAGTTACAGTTGAAGACTGGGTTGCGGCATTGAGTGCAGGTTCAGGTGTTGATCTCTCTAACTTCCTCACATGGTATAACCAACCGGGGACACCAAAGTTAGAAGCTCAAGGTGAATATGATGCTGCTGCACAGACTTACCGTTTAAGCTTCAAACAAAGTTTGAAAGCACATCCAAAATATCCAAACCTCAAAGCAGTGCCAATTCCTGTGGCTCTGGCATTATTTAATGCCAATACAGGTGAGCAATATACCTTGCACAGCACTGATCTGTTTGTGAATGAGGTCAAAGATGGCGTGTACTTATTTGATCAAGATGAAGCAACAATTGAATTTACAGGGGTGACTGAGCAACCTGTTGCCTCGTTATTACGTAATTTTTCTGCCCCTGTGAATTTAGTCTTTGATTATTCCAATGATGATCTTGCCTTCTTGATTCAGCATGAAACCAATGGCTTTAACCAATGGCAAGCGACACAAACTTTATTGGAACGTATTCTTTTAGAAGACCATAAGGTGGACACCTATATTCAGGCAATTAAAAATACCTTGCCTGACTTAGTAAATAAAGATCCGTTATTGGCATCACGTTTATTTGATGTACCAAGTGAAAACTATCTAGGCAGTCGTATTGATCAAGACTATGAGCCCGAATTGATTCGAGAGAAGCGTGAAGCTGTGCTGGATCATTTAGCACGTGATTTAGGCTCATTCTGGAAAGACACCTATTTGGCCTTAGATCCAGACCAGCAAAAAGAGTTCTCTTTGGCAATGGGCGTGCGTTCATTGAAAAATATCACCTTGAATATGTTGGCGCGTCAAGGTGATGAATCTGTGTTCGATTTGGCTTATACCCAATATCAACAAACAGGCAATATGTCTGAACGTTTAGGGGCATTACGCGTTTTGGTCTGGAATGATGCGCCACAAGCGCAAGCTGCACTTGCAGATTTCTATAAGCGTTTTAAAGATGAAGCCTTGTCTTTAGATCAATGGTTTAGCATCCAAGCATCAAATCCATGTGCGACAGCGGAAACGATTGAGTATCTGACTAAGCACGCCGATTATGATTTGGGAACACCGAACCGTATCCGTGCAGTGAGTGGTGGACTAGCTGCAAATCCAGTCAATACGTGGAGCTTTGGTGTCGATCATTTCATTGAGCTTGCCGCTTATTTGGATGAAAAAAACCCAATTTTAGGTTCGCGTTTATTACAAGTATTGTCTCGTTGGTATACTTTAGCCGAACCACAACGTAGTCAAGTACAGCAAGCGCTTAAAGCGTTGCAGCCTAAAGTGAAATCGAAAAATGTAGCAGAAACATTGAACAGTATGCTAAACATTGAATAA
- a CDS encoding two-component sensor histidine kinase produces MALHRKTPADRLFYAILGLSLALVAVIYCAVNQPSSHLRFEVKERQKISVFDGERLILQDVDSVAISAAGGQNRIQLNANDFTEDPHFVATYPEMQQFFIKQSQVHQLISQHQQIFLHSGDHSSSTPYPVNIQPKRTLRDLPFEFWFQLAVSSIGFLLGCWIWALRPNEIAPRVFALLNAAYPVFAFSAAIYSTRDLALNAELFRVLVAINTGGALLYGCALISLFLVYPKQLIRTQWLWAIPIFFSGWWLLDTLFLLPEPSMGGDLPVTLQMLGAILCMVWQWRANRHDPRAKVALRWFALWILVSSGAFVFLVQSTQLLDIQLNMSQGYSFGFFLFVTIGIAIGLKRYQLFSLDRWAFGILYWLAGAILLVLLDAFLVMMLSPLMSLSLAILICGLVWLPVRGWLQARLLQRKKLSDSELFERILQVSFAVNEQERQLQWKALLNDLFQPLNLEISEQTNHSQIEDNGLVLYIPQVAGLTAMRLSYPQQGRRLFSEYDQQLIQNLLPFLAQAVESRVAYDNGVREERHRIARDLHDDLGAKLLSGLYQKDVDQAKQAIRQAIAEMRTIVNGLLGTGVELNVILQEFEYEVATRLQSCGIELNWQQNLADTPITLSYAQYRHYISMLREIISNIMKHANAQKVTIDISLLDSQLVSVICDDGAGFDGQTNQSEGNGLKNLRERATELSATLHFHRLPETQGSRVELIFPLS; encoded by the coding sequence ATGGCTTTGCATCGCAAAACACCAGCGGATCGGTTGTTTTATGCCATTTTAGGGTTGTCGTTGGCCCTTGTTGCGGTCATCTATTGTGCGGTAAATCAGCCCAGTAGCCATTTACGCTTTGAAGTCAAAGAACGCCAAAAAATTTCGGTATTTGACGGGGAGCGATTGATATTACAGGATGTGGATTCAGTTGCAATTTCAGCAGCAGGTGGGCAGAACCGAATACAGCTAAACGCAAATGACTTTACTGAAGACCCCCATTTTGTTGCAACCTATCCTGAGATGCAGCAATTTTTTATCAAGCAGAGCCAAGTTCATCAACTGATCAGCCAGCATCAGCAAATATTTTTGCATTCAGGCGATCATTCAAGCTCAACGCCATATCCTGTCAATATTCAGCCTAAACGAACGCTTCGAGATTTACCTTTTGAGTTCTGGTTTCAACTTGCTGTCAGTTCGATTGGATTTTTGCTGGGCTGCTGGATTTGGGCATTGCGTCCCAATGAAATCGCCCCCCGTGTTTTTGCCTTACTCAATGCAGCCTATCCCGTATTTGCCTTTTCCGCAGCCATCTATAGCACCCGTGATCTGGCTTTAAATGCCGAATTATTTCGGGTACTGGTCGCAATCAATACGGGTGGTGCATTGCTATATGGCTGTGCATTAATCAGTCTATTCTTGGTGTACCCAAAGCAGTTGATCAGAACCCAATGGTTGTGGGCAATACCGATATTTTTCTCTGGTTGGTGGTTGCTTGATACCTTATTTCTTTTGCCTGAACCAAGCATGGGGGGAGACTTACCCGTTACCCTGCAAATGCTGGGCGCAATTTTATGTATGGTTTGGCAATGGCGGGCAAACCGACATGATCCACGGGCAAAAGTGGCATTGCGCTGGTTTGCCTTATGGATTCTGGTCAGTAGCGGCGCATTTGTATTTTTGGTTCAGAGTACCCAGCTACTTGATATTCAGCTTAATATGTCACAAGGCTATTCGTTCGGTTTCTTCCTGTTTGTGACTATTGGTATTGCGATTGGCTTAAAACGCTATCAGTTATTTAGTCTGGACCGTTGGGCATTCGGAATTCTGTACTGGCTGGCAGGAGCGATTTTACTGGTGTTGCTGGATGCCTTTCTGGTGATGATGTTAAGCCCACTTATGTCACTCAGTCTGGCCATCCTGATTTGTGGTCTGGTTTGGTTGCCTGTCCGTGGCTGGCTACAGGCACGCCTGTTACAACGCAAAAAGTTATCCGACAGCGAACTGTTTGAACGAATCTTGCAGGTCAGCTTTGCGGTGAATGAGCAGGAACGCCAGTTACAGTGGAAAGCCTTGTTGAATGACCTGTTTCAGCCTTTAAACCTTGAGATAAGTGAACAGACAAATCATAGCCAAATCGAAGACAACGGACTGGTGCTCTATATCCCACAGGTGGCAGGGCTGACGGCGATGCGTCTCAGCTATCCGCAGCAAGGCCGCCGTTTGTTTAGTGAATATGACCAGCAACTGATCCAGAATCTATTACCGTTTTTAGCTCAGGCAGTAGAGAGTCGGGTTGCCTATGACAATGGTGTGCGTGAGGAAAGACACCGTATCGCCCGAGATTTGCACGATGATCTGGGGGCGAAACTATTATCGGGTCTCTACCAGAAAGATGTGGATCAAGCCAAGCAGGCCATTCGTCAGGCGATTGCCGAAATGCGTACCATCGTCAATGGTCTGTTAGGTACAGGGGTTGAGTTAAATGTGATTTTGCAGGAGTTTGAATATGAGGTTGCGACTCGCCTGCAAAGTTGTGGGATAGAACTAAATTGGCAACAAAACCTTGCAGACACACCCATTACCTTGAGTTATGCACAATACAGGCATTATATTTCTATGCTTCGGGAAATCATCAGTAATATAATGAAGCATGCCAATGCGCAAAAAGTGACGATTGACATCAGTTTGCTTGACTCACAACTGGTTTCAGTCATTTGTGATGATGGTGCTGGATTTGATGGTCAAACTAATCAGTCTGAGGGGAATGGGCTTAAAAACCTGAGGGAACGTGCAACTGAACTTTCGGCAACCCTGCATTTTCATAGGCTGCCAGAAACACAAGGTTCAAGGGTAGAGTTGATTTTTCCATTATCGTGA
- a CDS encoding response regulator transcription factor, whose translation MIQTALILEDILEVNAWMKQMLLETFAGIRIQQVYSVKEAKHSLLSQHYDLALIDLSLPDGKGTEVIDWLEQHSANTLSVVVTIFEDDQYLFEAICHGAKGYLLKDLEPTVFQQHLKNLIAGIHAFSPSMTQKLLNYVKTHEQLNQQKQQAIQSLTLTNREKQVLVYIAKGHQVAEIAYELKLSGHTINGYIKTIYQKLHISSRAEAALLAQQYGLI comes from the coding sequence ATGATTCAAACGGCATTGATTTTAGAAGATATACTGGAAGTCAATGCATGGATGAAACAGATGTTGCTTGAAACCTTTGCAGGCATTCGTATCCAGCAGGTTTATAGTGTAAAGGAAGCAAAACATTCATTATTGTCACAACATTATGATCTGGCCTTGATTGATCTTTCCTTGCCTGATGGAAAGGGAACAGAGGTGATTGACTGGCTGGAACAACATTCTGCCAATACCTTGAGTGTGGTGGTGACAATTTTTGAAGATGACCAATATCTGTTTGAGGCCATTTGTCATGGTGCAAAAGGGTACTTGCTGAAAGACCTTGAACCAACTGTATTTCAGCAGCATTTGAAAAACCTGATTGCTGGAATCCATGCCTTTTCCCCAAGCATGACGCAGAAACTACTCAATTATGTCAAAACACATGAACAGCTCAATCAACAAAAGCAACAGGCCATACAGTCACTGACTTTAACAAATCGGGAAAAACAGGTGCTTGTCTATATTGCAAAAGGACATCAGGTCGCTGAAATCGCCTACGAATTAAAATTATCTGGCCATACCATAAATGGCTATATCAAGACAATTTATCAAAAACTGCATATTTCATCCCGTGCTGAAGCAGCATTGCTGGCACAGCAATATGGTTTAATTTGA
- a CDS encoding Uma2 family endonuclease has protein sequence MSPHHAYPLSVSEQDYLDGELLTDIKHEYIHGEVYAMAGAKAAHNHIVSNINSAFHMHLKGKSCSSMMSDMKVKIDDCYFYPDVLVDCSDLADDSVFTETPTIIVEVLSKSTRQIDRVIKREKYLQIPTLQEYILIEQGIAEIEVVCRSQNWQSHFYYLGDHITLNSIGLSISVEDIYDRVKNEDVVTWLEKKALAEQNLSN, from the coding sequence ATGTCACCTCATCATGCCTACCCACTTTCAGTCAGTGAACAGGATTATCTTGATGGCGAATTGCTGACTGATATTAAACATGAATATATTCATGGCGAAGTCTATGCAATGGCTGGGGCAAAAGCGGCGCATAATCATATTGTCAGTAATATAAATTCAGCCTTTCATATGCATTTAAAAGGAAAATCTTGCAGTTCTATGATGTCAGATATGAAAGTCAAAATTGACGACTGTTATTTCTATCCTGATGTACTGGTTGATTGTTCAGATTTAGCAGATGACAGTGTTTTTACAGAAACACCGACCATTATTGTTGAGGTATTGTCTAAATCCACGCGCCAGATTGACCGTGTGATCAAACGTGAAAAGTATCTACAGATTCCGACCCTACAGGAATATATCCTGATTGAACAGGGTATTGCCGAGATTGAAGTGGTATGTCGTAGTCAAAACTGGCAATCTCATTTCTACTATTTGGGAGATCACATTACACTGAACTCAATTGGTTTAAGCATTTCAGTTGAAGATATTTATGACCGTGTCAAAAATGAAGATGTCGTGACATGGCTAGAGAAGAAAGCCCTAGCAGAACAAAACCTCTCAAATTAA
- a CDS encoding dienelactone hydrolase family protein: MEIKTITLPTRKIDVEVYAPAQTSEKVPAILLLHELFGILDVYREDAKDLANRGYLVYVPNLFSGGAVKYCIRAMVSKAGRINAADSDMNKEIHVLLDALKADPRSNGRLGMLGQCLTGGYVIQMAKREDMLAPVVYHHSLGIQGAGVPNNESLDEVRILQGHWSNVDPFCPTTKRNKLIQQLGGRVEAYTYNMPHGFRSVSRGLPEAKVVWQRTVEFFDRELKQNTV, translated from the coding sequence ATGGAAATAAAAACAATCACATTACCCACACGCAAGATAGACGTAGAAGTATATGCACCTGCACAGACGTCAGAAAAAGTCCCTGCAATTTTATTGCTGCATGAGTTGTTTGGCATTCTCGATGTGTATCGGGAAGATGCGAAGGACTTGGCAAATCGTGGCTATCTGGTTTATGTACCCAATTTATTTAGTGGTGGTGCAGTCAAGTATTGTATTCGGGCAATGGTCAGTAAGGCTGGGCGAATCAATGCTGCCGATAGTGATATGAATAAAGAAATTCATGTGTTACTTGATGCGTTAAAAGCTGATCCACGCTCAAATGGTCGCTTGGGCATGCTGGGACAATGTTTAACGGGTGGTTATGTGATTCAAATGGCCAAGCGTGAGGATATGCTGGCACCTGTGGTTTATCATCATTCTCTAGGGATTCAAGGGGCGGGTGTTCCAAACAACGAGTCTCTGGATGAAGTTCGCATTCTACAGGGGCATTGGTCAAACGTTGATCCATTCTGTCCAACAACCAAGCGCAACAAACTGATTCAGCAACTGGGTGGTCGGGTTGAAGCCTATACCTATAACATGCCACATGGATTCCGCAGTGTCAGTCGAGGTTTACCAGAAGCAAAGGTGGTTTGGCAACGCACAGTTGAATTTTTTGATCGTGAATTAAAACAAAATACGGTATAA
- a CDS encoding RDD family protein, which translates to MSHTYEYAGFWIRFLASIIDSIILIVALIPIMMIIAPNAASDFTGWTWSDWLGQIIGAVFYIVCWVKFAGTPGKRLLRLKVLDEKTGENLTVGQAILRYIGYFPSTLVFFLGFIWIAFDSKKQGWHDKIAKSVVVREL; encoded by the coding sequence ATGTCACATACATACGAATATGCAGGTTTTTGGATACGCTTTCTTGCGTCTATTATTGATTCGATTATTCTGATTGTCGCTTTGATTCCGATCATGATGATTATCGCACCAAATGCTGCAAGTGATTTTACAGGCTGGACATGGTCAGATTGGCTTGGCCAGATTATTGGTGCAGTTTTTTATATTGTATGCTGGGTAAAATTTGCAGGAACACCTGGAAAACGTTTATTACGTTTAAAGGTACTGGATGAAAAAACAGGCGAAAACCTCACGGTTGGGCAAGCTATTCTTCGTTATATTGGTTATTTCCCATCTACGCTGGTTTTCTTTCTCGGTTTTATCTGGATTGCATTCGATAGTAAAAAACAAGGCTGGCATGACAAAATCGCAAAAAGTGTAGTTGTACGTGAGTTGTAA
- a CDS encoding monovalent cation:proton antiporter-2 (CPA2) family protein, whose protein sequence is MSSEAHSISLIAPVVLLAAAVIAVPIFKRIGLGSVLGYLIAGLIIGPFGFAFFQDSASILHIAELGIVMYLFVIGLEMQPSHLWSLRREIFGLGTLQIIACALALTGVGLLFGFKWQVAFIGAAGFVLTSTAIVMQLLGDRGDIAQPQGQKIVAILLFEDLLIVPLLAIVAFMAPNHVVESTSARLENIGIGLIAIAGLIAAGYWLLNPLFRLLAAAKAREVMTAAALLVVLGAALLMQVSGLSMAMGAFLAGVLLSESTFRHQIEADIEPFRGILLGLFFLGVGMSLDLSVVKQNLQLIVSGVIAMMFAKSLMIYIVARITQSRHTEALDRALLMAQGGEFAFVLFSAALTAQVIDNTVKSNLTAIIVLSMVLTPILGILFKRFTETKDSVSLDNVDIAEGLSGSILMIGFGRFGQVTSQLLLARGVDVTIIDNDIDMIQNAEKFGFKIYYGDGCRLDILHASGASTAEAIVICVDSKQTTNRIVELVTNEFPLAKVLVRSYDREHSLHLVKQKVDYMIRETFESAIKFGEVILEQLGVDEDEVRMISNEIRERDNERFETEIAADDVYAGVGLQYSHSHPRPTAPLIRPKQAGRILNGEETEKDVEDR, encoded by the coding sequence ATGAGTTCAGAGGCACATTCAATCAGCTTAATTGCACCCGTGGTTTTATTGGCTGCAGCTGTGATTGCAGTCCCTATTTTTAAACGAATAGGTTTGGGTTCGGTACTGGGTTACTTAATTGCAGGCTTGATCATTGGACCATTTGGCTTTGCTTTCTTCCAAGACTCCGCATCAATTTTACACATTGCAGAGTTAGGAATCGTCATGTACCTGTTTGTGATTGGACTGGAAATGCAGCCTTCACACTTATGGAGTCTAAGGCGTGAGATTTTTGGCTTAGGGACTTTGCAAATTATTGCTTGTGCTTTGGCATTAACAGGTGTTGGGCTTTTATTTGGATTTAAATGGCAAGTTGCATTTATTGGTGCAGCAGGTTTTGTACTGACATCCACTGCAATTGTGATGCAACTCTTGGGCGATCGTGGTGATATTGCACAGCCACAAGGTCAAAAGATTGTCGCGATTTTATTATTTGAAGACTTATTAATTGTCCCATTACTGGCAATTGTTGCTTTTATGGCACCGAATCATGTGGTGGAAAGCACTTCAGCACGTTTAGAAAATATTGGCATTGGTTTAATTGCAATTGCAGGTTTAATCGCCGCCGGTTATTGGTTGCTCAATCCTTTATTTAGATTGCTTGCTGCGGCAAAAGCACGAGAAGTAATGACGGCTGCAGCACTTTTAGTGGTGTTGGGTGCTGCTTTATTGATGCAAGTCAGTGGCTTATCTATGGCAATGGGGGCATTTCTTGCAGGCGTGTTGCTATCAGAATCAACTTTTAGACACCAAATTGAAGCCGATATTGAACCATTTCGAGGAATTTTATTGGGGCTCTTTTTCCTTGGTGTTGGAATGTCACTGGATTTATCGGTCGTGAAGCAAAACTTGCAACTGATCGTCAGTGGCGTTATTGCAATGATGTTTGCGAAATCACTTATGATTTATATCGTTGCGCGAATAACCCAAAGTCGGCATACGGAAGCTTTGGATCGTGCTTTATTGATGGCGCAAGGCGGTGAGTTTGCTTTTGTTCTGTTTTCTGCGGCGCTCACTGCTCAGGTGATTGATAATACAGTTAAGTCGAATCTAACAGCAATTATTGTACTGTCTATGGTATTAACCCCAATCTTAGGCATTCTTTTTAAACGATTTACCGAAACCAAAGATTCAGTTTCTCTTGATAATGTTGATATAGCTGAAGGTCTAAGTGGCAGTATTCTAATGATTGGTTTTGGTCGTTTTGGTCAGGTGACAAGTCAATTACTCTTGGCAAGAGGGGTTGATGTGACAATTATTGATAATGACATCGACATGATTCAAAACGCAGAAAAATTTGGTTTTAAAATTTACTACGGCGATGGCTGTCGTCTCGATATTTTACATGCTTCAGGCGCTTCAACGGCAGAAGCAATCGTGATTTGTGTTGACAGTAAGCAAACAACCAATCGAATTGTAGAATTGGTTACGAATGAGTTTCCGTTAGCCAAAGTCTTGGTCCGTTCTTATGATCGGGAACATTCACTACATTTGGTCAAACAAAAAGTCGATTATATGATTCGTGAAACCTTTGAATCTGCGATTAAATTCGGTGAGGTCATTTTAGAACAATTAGGTGTCGATGAAGATGAGGTTCGCATGATCTCAAATGAAATTCGAGAACGTGATAATGAGCGTTTTGAAACAGAAATTGCTGCGGATGATGTCTATGCTGGGGTGGGTTTACAATATTCACATTCTCATCCTCGACCTACAGCACCATTGATTCGACCTAAACAAGCAGGACGAATTTTAAATGGTGAAGAAACTGAAAAGGATGTAGAAGATAGGTAA